In a genomic window of Nothobranchius furzeri strain GRZ-AD chromosome 14, NfurGRZ-RIMD1, whole genome shotgun sequence:
- the cnga4 gene encoding cyclic nucleotide-gated channel alpha-4, whose protein sequence is MEKPDSNVRNNQWQKLLKWHNGQKMNERVDGVKSEEKRHNCQDSKLKFKCDKFLINFHSLSQTFPVSWKEWVIDPADHFYYIWLQVMIVPVVYNGVIIILRTCFTAIALNLLPVWLTLDYLSDLMYAADMIITLHTGYLDQGILIKDLTQLRKRYLHSKHFLWDLASLLPTDFLYFAVGIEIPLVRINRLLRIPRFSEALDRMETRTSYPNTFRLTKLMIYIFVLMHWNACLYFALSNFIGFGSDPWVYPNISDPEFASERRQYFYCFWFSTEIFTTVGDTPRPEREEEYLFMIADLLIAVLVFASIVGNVGNVITSLRDRDNVFFPNHELVKAYLRSHHISKELRQRIDDWYQHLHINKKIMRENEILQQLPVHMRTEIAVSVHLPTLSKVTIFQSCEKSLLEELVLKLTPQVFSPGEYVCRKGDVGHEMYIIKEGKLAVVADDGVTEFAVLSAGNFFGEISILNIKGNKSGNRRTANIRSIGHSDLFSLSKENLTDVLSEFPAAKRHLEEKGRQILIKMGMLEVGGEVEEVEAEKVETKIQRLESNVEALQTKLARLMVELESSNRRMQARVEQLELQAVALQTQTSDDAQEGGEGRDEGVGRECEWEREEAEGEEDSDIKMKEQGHDDNVFKEGDGESTKSSKEETERAVEGDQCGLKESDSLEKATEDAGEETENKEDDERPGKGDGAEIETGDGKGEKGEEAESEEEITHAEGQEKQPDKEAQ, encoded by the exons ATGGAAAAACCAGATAGTAATGTTAGAAACAACCAGTGGCAGAAGCTGCTCAAGTGGCATAATGGACAGAAAATGAATGAACGAGTGGACGGCGTGAAGAGTGAAGAGAAACGACACAACTGTCAGGACTCAAAGTTAAAATTTAA ATGTGACAAATTTCTGATAAATTTTCATTCTCTCTCTCAAACCTTCCCTGTCAGCTGGAAAGAGTGGGTGATTGACCCTGCAGACCATTTTTATTACATCTGGCTACAGGTCATGATAGTACCTGTTGTGTACAATGGGGTCATCATTATTTTAAG gaCATGCTTCACTGCGATTGCACTGAACCTCCTTCCAGTGTGGCTCACCCTGGACTATCTGTCAGACCTCATGTATGCCGCAGACATGATAATTACTCTTCATACTG GTTACTTGGATCAAGGTATACTGATCAAGGACCTGACTCAGTTGCGGAAGCGGTACCTGCACTCTAAACATTTCCTGTGGGATCTGGCCTCCTTGCTGCCTACTGACTTCCTCTACTTTGCAGTTGGCATTGAAATTCCCCTGGTGAGGATTAACCGCCTCCTGCGTATCCCACGGTTCAGCGAGGCCTTGGATCGCATGGAGACAAGAACCTCTTACCCCAATACTTTCCGCCTCACAAAGCTGATGATCTACATCTTTGTGTTGATGCACTGGAATGCTTGTCTCTACTTTGCCTTGTCCAATTTCATTGGCTTTGGAAGTGATCCATGGGTCTACCCAAACATATCCGACCCAGAATTTGCATCCGAGAGGCGCCAGTACTTTTACTGCTTCTGGTTCTCTACCGAGATTTTCACCACAGTAGGCGACACCCCCAGACCTGAGAGAGAAGAAGAGTACTTATTCATGATTGCAGACCTGCTAATTGCCGTCCTGGTGTTTGCATCAATCGTTGGGAACGTTGGCAATGTCATCACAAGCCTTAGAGACCGTGACAATGTCTTTTTCCCCAACCACGAGCTG GTAAAAGCGTACCTGCGCAGCCACCACATCAGCAAAGAGCTTCGACAGCGCATCGATGACTGGTATCAGCATCTTCACATCAACAAGAAGATCATGAGAGAAAATGAGATCCTGCAGCAGCTGCCTGTACACATGAGGACAGAGATTGCAGTCAGTGTCCATCTTCCCACGCTCTCTAAAGTGACCATCTTCCAGAGCTGTGAGAAaagcctgctggaggagctggttctCAAACTCACACCTCAG GTGTTTAGCCCAGGAGAGTATGTCTGCAGGAAAGGGGATGTGGGCCATGAGATGTACATCATCAAAGAGGGGAAACTTGCAGTCGTAGCAGATGATGGGGTTACAGAATTTGCTGTGCTGAGTGCAGGAAATTTCTTTGGAGAAATCAGCATCCTCAACATCAAAG GTAACAAGTCAGGCAATCGTCGCACCGCCAACATCAGAAGCATCGGCCACTCGGACCTCTTCAGCTTGTCTAAAGAAAACTTGACAGATGTGTTGTCTGAGTTTCCTGCAGCCAAACGTCACCTTGAGGAGAAAGGCCGACAGATCCTCATCAAGATGGGCATGCTGGAGGTGGGAggagaggtggaggaggtggaggctgAGAAGGTTGAAACTAAGATACAGAGGCTGGAGAGCAACGTGGAGGCCCTGCAGACAAAACTGGCTCGTCTCATGGTGGAATTAGAGTCAAGCAACCGCAGGATGCAGGCCAGAGTGGAGCAACTGGAGCTGCAGGCCGTGGCGCTGCAGACTCAGACATCAGACGATGCACAGGAAGGAGGAGAGGGGAGAGATGAGGGGGTGGGAAGAGAGTGTGAATGGGAGCGAGAGGAGGCAGAGGGAGAGGAAGATTCAGATATAAAGATGAAAGAGCAGGGACATGATGATAATGTGTTCAAAGAGGGGGATGGAGAGAGCACTAAAAGTTCTAAAGAAGAGACTGAAAGAGCGGTGGAGGGAGATCAATGTGGCCTGAAGGAGTCAGATAGTCTCGAAAAGGCAACAGAGGACGCTGGAGAGGAAACTGAAAACAAGGAAGACGACGAGAGACCCGGGAAAGGGGATGGAGCTGAGATTGAAACTGGAGATGGAAAAGGAGAGAAAGGTGAAGAAGCAGAATCTGAGGAGGAGATAACACACGCTGAGGGACAAGAAAAGCAACCTGACAAAGAAGCACAGTAG